In one window of Skermanella rosea DNA:
- a CDS encoding acyl-CoA thioesterase, translating into MTAAIETREDYRHFLAIPTRWMDNDIYGHVNNVVYYSYFDTVINGYLIREGGFDIHAAPVIGVAVETMCKFRKSLVFPQTVDAGLRVGKLGNSSVRYEVGLFAEGDVELAASGHFVHVFVERSTMRPVPIPDALRACMERLLVA; encoded by the coding sequence GTGACTGCTGCGATCGAAACCCGGGAGGACTACCGGCATTTCCTGGCCATCCCGACGCGCTGGATGGACAACGACATCTACGGCCACGTCAACAACGTGGTCTATTACTCGTACTTCGACACGGTCATCAACGGCTACCTGATCCGGGAAGGCGGCTTCGACATCCATGCCGCGCCGGTCATCGGCGTGGCGGTCGAGACCATGTGCAAGTTCAGGAAATCGCTGGTATTTCCCCAGACCGTGGACGCCGGGCTGCGGGTAGGCAAGCTGGGCAATTCCAGCGTGCGGTACGAGGTCGGCCTGTTCGCCGAGGGGGACGTTGAATTGGCTGCGTCGGGCCATTTCGTCCATGTCTTCGTGGAGCGCTCGACCATGCGTCCGGTGCCGATCCCCGACGCCCTGCGGGCCTGCATGGAACGGCTGCTGGTGGCGTGA